The window GCGGGCCGTCGCCGACGAGAGAGTCAGCCAGGCCGGGTACGGCAATGATCTTTTCACGGAGTGAGCGAAGATAGGAGGTAGTGCCCTCTCCTCCGCCGGCCGCCTCAAATATACTTCCCGCCTGCAGGTTCGCAGAGAGGATATCGAACGGTTCACGGCGGCGCAGCTGGATTATCCCGCATGGCACGCTCTGGTACAGCTGCTGCAGCTGGATCGCCTGGCGGTTCAGCGCGCGGCTGACATCCTGTATCTCCCGCGACTGTTTCTCAAAGGCATCCTGAAGGATCCGGTACTGCTCTTTTCCGTAGGTCTCGGGGAAAAGTTCGTCCTCCTCAAGCGCGTCATAGGCGATGGAATGGTGAATGTGGGCAATCTTCAGCGAACCGTCGGCCTTTCGGCGGTAGACGATCGTGCAGCGCTGATATGAGCTGAGAACGAATCCGTCCTCCTGGCGGCTGTTGAACTCGCTGAATCCCTCGCATATATAGTGTCCCTCGCACAGCTTGCAGTATTCATATCGCTGGTTTTCAAGAATAACGGGAAACGAGTCGTCCCAGTGATCAAGAAACCATCTGCTGACCGCTTCACGTCCCTCTGCCTTCTGCTTTCTGCCCCCGCCGATCCAGACCACGTCGTCGTCAAGGTACGAGAGGAGAAAATACAGGTCGTTTTCGGTAAAGTAACGATTCAATATCTCTCTTGTAAGGCCGATTACTTCTTCTCTTTCGTCGGTCATCTTATCGATATGGCGCGCCCAAAACTGCGGCGACCATCTCTCCTTTCTCCGGCGGCTGCCGGCCGGCGCGAATACCTTACGCCAGAAGGCGCGGTACCGGGAATTTTTATTTACGAGGCCGCCAGTTCGATCCAATGTCAGCGTATACAGGATATTTTACTGGCCGTTAAGCTTTTTCTCGACGTTTTTTATGATATCCAGATAGCCACCGTATGTCAATTGACGGGAAAATCAGTACATTGAGGGGCAACACACGATACAGGAATAAAAGGGGAAAGACAGAGGGGAGGGCGCGCGGCGGCGTTATAAAAAAATAAACGCCGCTGTGTCCAGGTTGACCGGATTAGGCTTACGAAAAGCCGCCGCCGTAACTCTGGACTTGGTATGCGGGCGCAAGCGGCCCTTATCTGCGGCGTTATCAATAACAGTGTGCGGCCGTAAGTTTTTTTACAAACAAGGTCGAGAAATTTTTTGTGATTTTTTGCGGCCTCTTATGGGGGGCGGAGCATCGTTATTTTATTTTCAGCGGGCGGTAGTAATGCGCATGGGCGGTTTTTTTATAAATATTTTTTACTTTAAGAAGCGACTTTTTTAACATCTTTATTTCAGGAGAGCTCCTCCGCGCGCATGGCGGCGATCTTTTCGCGCATGGCGCAGGGCAGCGCCTCCAGCCCCTCTTTTTCGAGAAATTCCCGCGCGTCGTCCCGCGCAGTCTCCGCGAGAAGATAGTCTTTTTGCAGGTCGGCGACCCTGAAGCGGGCGAGGCCGTGCTGCGCCGTGCCGGTGATCTCTCCCGCGCCCCGCAGCTCTAGGTCGGCCTTCGCGATCTCAAAACCGTCGTTGGTGGAGGCAAATATCCGCAGCCGTTCGTTGTCTTCCGGCAAAAGTGAGAGCAGCACGCATAGGCCGCGCCGCGTCCCACGCCCGACCCGGCCCCGCAGCTGGTGCAGCTGGGAGAGGCCGTAGCGTTCGGGAGATTCGATGACGATCACGGTCGCCTCCGGCACGTCCACCCCAACTTCAAGAACGGTGGTGCCGACAAGCAGCTGTGAAAGGCCGGAACGAAAGCCGGCGATCGCCGCCTCTTTATCAGCGCTTTCCATCTGCCCGTGTATCAGGGACATCTTCACCGGGGGAAGTTTTTTCTCAAGCCATTCAAAGCGTTTCACCGCCGCAGGCAAGTCCGAGCCGTCGTCTTCCTCGACGCGCGGGCAGATCCAGTAGACGCGGCCCCCGGAGAGTATCTCTGCGGCGATAAAGCGCAGCAGCTTCGCCAGCTGGTCCCTGCCGATTATCCGCGTCTCTACGGGCGCGCGTCCCGCCGGTTTATCCTCGATCACCGAGATGTCGAGGTCGCCGTACAGCGTAAGGGCCATCGTCCGCGGTATCGGGGTGGCGCTCATCATGATCAGGTGCGGTTTCGCGCCGCTTTTGAGCAGCCGCGCGCGCTGGCGCACGCCGAAGCGCTGCTGTTCGTCGATGATTACCGCGCCGAGGTTTTTAAATTTGATCTCGTCGGAGAGCAGCGCCTGAGTGCCGGTGACGACGCTAAGGGAGCCGTCGGCCGCGCCGCTCAGCACCGCGCGGCGCTCCCGCGCCGGCAGCTGCGACTTTATCAGCGCGCATCCAACGCCGAGCGGGGCGAGGTATTTTGCCGTCTGCGCGTGCAGCTGCTCCGCGAGCACCTCCGTGGGGGCCAGCACCGCGCACTGCGCGCCGCTGTCACAGAGACCGGCGGCGAAGGCGATGGCGACAAGGGTCTTGCCGGAGCCGACATCCCCCTGAATAAGACGCGATATAGGGCGCCCCGACGCGCCGTCGGCGAATATTTCGTCGATTACGCGTCTCTGCGAGGCGGTCAGAGAAAACGGGAGTGAGGCGGTCATCGCCTCAAAAAGAGCTCCTCTTTTTAGGAGTACGGCGGAACTTTCCGCGCGCTCCTTTCGCGAGGCGGCGAGGGTAAGCTGGAGGGTAAAGAGTTCTCCGTAGGCTAAGCGCCGGCGCGCCTCTTTCCAGCTCTCGGGTGATTCCGGCATGTGCATCTCATATATCGCCCGCGATATTGGCATAAGGGCGTTTTTTTCAATCAGGCACGAGGGCAGCTCTTCCTCCGCCTGGTTGTGATATTGTTCCACAAGAGCGCGGGCGATACCGCGGAACCATTTCTGCGGAAGCCCCTCAGTTGAGGGATATACCGGCACGATGCCTGCGAAGGGGCTTTTTTCGCCCTTATCTTTCACAACTTCAAATTCCGGCTCCGTCATCTCAAATACGGAGGACCTCAGGGAGGGCGTGCCGTATAACGCCACCGGCGTATCTTTCGCAAGGGTATTCTCAAGTCCCCTGCGGTTGAACCACACGGCGTCAAGAAAACCGCTGCCGTCCGAGAGGCGGCAGGTTATCAGACGCCGCCCGCGTCCGGGAAGCGGCCGGACATCAACTCCGCAGACCGTGGCATAGACGACCGCCGGAGCTCCGGGTACAAGCTCCGTGATCTTCTTTACGCTTCGGCGGTCCTCATAGCGGCGCGGGAAGAGGTAGAGCATATCCTCCACAGTCCGCAGGCCGAGCTTCTCAAGCAGCGCGCTTCTGCGCTGCCCGACGCCTTTAAGCGCCGAGAGCGGCAGGGAGAGGTTTTTTTCCGCTGTTTTTCTATCCAAACGGCTCACATCTCAACAGACCCGGGCGCACAAAAAGACCGGACACATCATATAATTTTCGACAGGGGTTATGAACTGCTCCATAGTGTTTTTAGCCGGGCAAAGCTTCCGCGGACAAAGCACCCCCCACTGCTCCGGGCAAAGACTTGTCGGAGAGATATACAGGGACGGCCTCTTTGCGGCGGGTATTGTCTTAGGCTCCCTTATTGGAGCCCATCAGATCCCGCGGGTCGACGCCAAGGATGCCG is drawn from Cloacibacillus porcorum and contains these coding sequences:
- the recG gene encoding ATP-dependent DNA helicase RecG; this encodes MDRKTAEKNLSLPLSALKGVGQRRSALLEKLGLRTVEDMLYLFPRRYEDRRSVKKITELVPGAPAVVYATVCGVDVRPLPGRGRRLITCRLSDGSGFLDAVWFNRRGLENTLAKDTPVALYGTPSLRSSVFEMTEPEFEVVKDKGEKSPFAGIVPVYPSTEGLPQKWFRGIARALVEQYHNQAEEELPSCLIEKNALMPISRAIYEMHMPESPESWKEARRRLAYGELFTLQLTLAASRKERAESSAVLLKRGALFEAMTASLPFSLTASQRRVIDEIFADGASGRPISRLIQGDVGSGKTLVAIAFAAGLCDSGAQCAVLAPTEVLAEQLHAQTAKYLAPLGVGCALIKSQLPARERRAVLSGAADGSLSVVTGTQALLSDEIKFKNLGAVIIDEQQRFGVRQRARLLKSGAKPHLIMMSATPIPRTMALTLYGDLDISVIEDKPAGRAPVETRIIGRDQLAKLLRFIAAEILSGGRVYWICPRVEEDDGSDLPAAVKRFEWLEKKLPPVKMSLIHGQMESADKEAAIAGFRSGLSQLLVGTTVLEVGVDVPEATVIVIESPERYGLSQLHQLRGRVGRGTRRGLCVLLSLLPEDNERLRIFASTNDGFEIAKADLELRGAGEITGTAQHGLARFRVADLQKDYLLAETARDDAREFLEKEGLEALPCAMREKIAAMRAEELS